In Halorussus limi, a genomic segment contains:
- the ilvB gene encoding biosynthetic-type acetolactate synthase large subunit: MSEHAPPKSDAADDAETDTGVETGAEAVVAALESAGAETLFGVQGGAIMPVYDALYDSDLQHVTMAHEQGAAHAADAYGVVSGEPGVCLATSGPGATNLVTGIADADMDSDAMVALTGQVPSHMVGSDAFQETDTTGVTAPITKHNYFAGDADTVGDTVGEAFALSAEGRPGPTLVDLPKDTTLAETDAEPGPAETPETYSVEEDPDDEQVEAAARAIERAEKPLLLFGGGVVKSDACKEARGFAMEHGIPVATTMPAIGSMPEDHELCLSWAGMHGTGYANMAITHTDCLIAVGTRFDDRLTGGVETFAPEAEVVHVDIDPAEISKNVHADYPVVGDAATAIERLDAEMDRSPQTREWRSQCRAWKDEYPLAYATPDDEPLKPQFVVEAFDEATDDDAVVTTGVGQHQMWAAQFWTYRSPRTWVSSHGLGTMGYGVPAAIGARIAADDDQQVVCFDGDGSFLMTMQEISVAVREDLDITVAVLNNRYIGMVRQWQDAFFDGRQMAADYDWCPEFDKLAEAFGAKGLRVDDYDEVADAVEEALEYDGPAVVDFHIDPAENVYPMVPSGGANGKFALSEDQL, encoded by the coding sequence GTGAGTGAACACGCACCGCCGAAGTCCGACGCGGCCGACGACGCCGAGACCGACACCGGCGTCGAAACCGGCGCGGAGGCGGTCGTCGCCGCCCTCGAAAGCGCCGGCGCCGAGACGCTGTTCGGCGTGCAGGGCGGCGCGATAATGCCCGTCTACGACGCGCTGTACGACTCGGACCTCCAGCACGTCACGATGGCCCACGAGCAGGGCGCTGCCCACGCCGCCGACGCCTACGGCGTGGTGTCGGGCGAACCCGGCGTCTGTCTCGCCACGTCCGGCCCCGGTGCGACCAACCTCGTCACCGGCATCGCCGACGCCGACATGGACTCGGACGCGATGGTCGCGCTGACCGGGCAGGTCCCCTCGCACATGGTCGGCTCCGACGCGTTCCAGGAGACCGACACGACCGGCGTCACCGCGCCGATTACGAAGCACAACTACTTCGCGGGCGACGCCGACACGGTCGGCGACACGGTCGGCGAGGCGTTCGCGCTGTCGGCCGAGGGCCGACCCGGCCCGACGCTCGTGGACCTGCCGAAGGACACGACCCTCGCCGAGACCGACGCCGAACCCGGTCCGGCCGAGACACCCGAGACCTACTCGGTCGAGGAGGACCCCGACGACGAACAGGTCGAGGCCGCGGCCCGCGCCATCGAACGCGCGGAGAAACCGCTGCTCCTGTTCGGCGGCGGCGTCGTCAAGAGCGACGCCTGCAAGGAGGCCCGCGGGTTCGCGATGGAACACGGCATCCCGGTGGCGACGACGATGCCCGCTATCGGTTCGATGCCCGAGGACCACGAACTCTGCCTGTCGTGGGCCGGGATGCACGGCACCGGCTACGCGAACATGGCCATCACGCACACCGACTGCCTGATAGCCGTCGGCACCCGGTTCGACGACCGACTCACGGGCGGCGTCGAGACGTTCGCGCCCGAGGCCGAGGTCGTTCACGTCGACATCGACCCCGCGGAAATCTCGAAGAACGTCCACGCCGACTACCCCGTCGTCGGCGACGCGGCGACGGCCATCGAACGCCTCGACGCCGAGATGGACCGCTCGCCCCAGACGCGTGAGTGGCGCAGTCAGTGCCGAGCGTGGAAAGACGAGTACCCGCTGGCCTACGCGACGCCCGACGACGAACCGCTCAAGCCACAGTTCGTGGTGGAAGCGTTCGACGAGGCGACCGACGACGACGCCGTCGTGACGACCGGCGTCGGCCAGCACCAGATGTGGGCCGCCCAGTTCTGGACCTACCGGAGTCCCCGGACGTGGGTCTCCTCGCACGGTCTGGGCACGATGGGTTACGGCGTTCCGGCCGCCATCGGCGCGCGAATCGCGGCCGACGACGACCAGCAGGTCGTCTGCTTCGACGGCGACGGGTCGTTCCTGATGACGATGCAGGAGATTTCGGTCGCGGTCCGGGAGGACTTGGACATCACCGTCGCGGTCCTCAACAACCGCTACATCGGGATGGTCCGCCAGTGGCAGGACGCCTTCTTCGACGGCCGACAGATGGCCGCCGACTACGACTGGTGTCCGGAGTTCGACAAACTGGCCGAGGCGTTCGGCGCCAAGGGCCTGCGCGTCGACGACTACGACGAAGTCGCCGACGCCGTCGAGGAGGCGCTGGAGTACGACGGTCCGGCGGTCGTCGACTTCCACATCGACCCCGCGGAGAACGTCTATCCGATGGTTCCCAGCGGCGGAGCAAACGGGAAGTTCGCCCTCTCGGAGGACCAACTATGA
- the ilvN gene encoding acetolactate synthase small subunit: MSSDDASDEGSEPHPEIPRNGMPGPSPDERPHPEGRRNAKGIRIDPEAEAEPEHRTAVVSALVEHEPGVLSRVSGLFSRRQFNIESLTVGPTTVEGHARITLVVEETDPGIDQVKKQLAKLKPVIQVGELDDDAVRAELVVLKVRGEEPDKVQAITEMYEGRTLDAGPRTITVQITGDQQKIDDAIDAFRQFGIIEIARTGQTALARGDTPTTPGEEPGHAKDTDEQSDEVKTGTYDD, translated from the coding sequence ATGAGCAGCGACGACGCGTCCGACGAGGGGAGCGAACCGCACCCCGAGATTCCCCGGAACGGGATGCCGGGGCCCTCGCCGGACGAGCGACCGCATCCGGAGGGGCGGCGCAACGCCAAGGGCATCCGCATCGACCCCGAGGCCGAGGCCGAACCCGAGCACCGGACCGCGGTCGTCTCGGCGCTGGTCGAACACGAACCCGGCGTCCTCTCGCGGGTGTCGGGGCTGTTCTCCCGGCGGCAGTTCAACATCGAGAGCCTGACGGTCGGTCCGACCACCGTCGAGGGCCACGCCCGAATCACGCTGGTGGTCGAGGAGACCGACCCCGGCATCGACCAAGTGAAGAAGCAACTCGCGAAGCTGAAGCCCGTGATTCAGGTGGGCGAACTGGACGACGACGCGGTTCGGGCCGAACTCGTCGTCCTGAAAGTCCGGGGCGAGGAACCCGACAAGGTCCAAGCCATCACCGAGATGTACGAGGGCCGGACCCTCGACGCCGGGCCGCGGACCATCACGGTCCAGATTACGGGCGACCAGCAGAAGATAGACGACGCCATCGACGCGTTCCGGCAGTTCGGCATCATCGAAATCGCCCGAACCGGCCAGACCGCGCTGGCGCGAGGCGACACCCCGACCACGCCCGGCGAGGAACCGGGCCACGCGAAAGACACCGACGAGCAATCAGACGAAGTCAAAACGGGAACATACGATGACTGA
- the ilvC gene encoding ketol-acid reductoisomerase has translation MTDEFDTEIYYDDDADSSHIEDETVAVLGYGSQGHAHAQNLADSGVDVVVGLREDSSSREAAEADGLRVATPVEAASEASVVSVLVPDTVQPAVYADIEDELEAGDTLQFAHGFNVHYGQIEPSADVDVTMIAPKSPGHLVRRNYESGEGTPGLLAVYQDATGDAKQQALAYAEAIGCTRAGVVETTFREETETDLFGEQAVLCGGVTELIKAGYETLVDAGYSPEMAYFECLNEMKLIVDLMYEGGMGAMWDSVSDTAEYGGLTRGEAVVDETARENMEAVLEQVQNGEFAREWIAENQAGRPSYRQRRIAEKNHDIEDVGERLRDLFAWAEETDDESTENDSESEKVTADD, from the coding sequence ATGACTGACGAATTCGACACCGAGATTTACTACGACGACGACGCGGACAGTTCGCACATCGAAGACGAGACCGTAGCCGTCCTCGGCTACGGGAGTCAGGGCCACGCTCACGCCCAGAACCTCGCGGACAGCGGGGTGGACGTAGTCGTGGGCCTGCGCGAGGACTCCTCGTCGCGGGAGGCCGCCGAGGCCGACGGCCTGCGCGTGGCGACTCCGGTCGAGGCCGCGAGCGAGGCGAGCGTCGTCTCGGTCCTCGTGCCCGACACGGTCCAACCCGCGGTGTACGCCGACATCGAGGACGAACTGGAGGCCGGCGACACCCTCCAGTTCGCCCACGGGTTCAACGTCCACTACGGACAGATCGAACCGTCCGCGGACGTGGACGTGACGATGATAGCGCCGAAGTCGCCGGGCCACCTCGTCCGGCGGAACTACGAGAGCGGCGAGGGGACGCCCGGCCTGCTCGCGGTGTATCAGGACGCCACGGGCGACGCCAAACAGCAGGCGCTGGCGTACGCGGAGGCCATCGGCTGTACGCGCGCGGGCGTAGTCGAAACCACGTTCCGGGAAGAGACCGAGACCGACCTGTTCGGCGAGCAGGCGGTCCTCTGTGGCGGCGTGACCGAACTCATCAAGGCGGGCTACGAGACCCTCGTGGACGCGGGCTACAGCCCCGAGATGGCCTACTTCGAGTGCCTGAACGAGATGAAGCTCATCGTGGACCTCATGTACGAGGGCGGGATGGGCGCGATGTGGGACTCGGTCTCTGACACCGCCGAGTACGGCGGCCTGACCCGCGGTGAGGCGGTCGTCGACGAGACCGCTCGCGAGAACATGGAGGCGGTTCTGGAGCAGGTACAGAACGGCGAGTTCGCCCGCGAGTGGATAGCCGAGAATCAGGCGGGCCGGCCGTCCTACCGCCAGCGCCGCATCGCCGAGAAGAACCACGACATCGAGGACGTCGGCGAACGCCTCCGCGACCTGTTCGCGTGGGCGGAAGAGACCGATGACGAATCGACCGAGAACGACAGCGAATCCGAGAAAGTTACCGCGGACGACTGA
- the leuC gene encoding 3-isopropylmalate dehydratase large subunit, whose product MSERTLYDKVWDRHKVTELPTGQDQLFVGLHLVHEVTSPQAFGMLRERDLEVAYPERTHATVDHIVPTADRDRPYEGAAEEMMAELEENVREAGIDFSSPDTGNQGIVHVIGPEQGLTQPGMTVVCGDSHTSTHGAFGALAFGIGTSQIRDVLATGTVAMEKKDVRRVRVTGELGECVEAKDVILQIIRRLGTDGGVGYVYEYAGEAIESLDVEGRMSICNMSIEGGARAGYVNPDETTFEWLKQTDAFRDDPEKFERLKPYWESIASDDDAEYDDEVVIDGDALEPMVTWGTTPGQGVGVTEPIPDPEDLPADKRDTARRAQEHMGVEPGDTMEGYPIDVAFLGSCTNARLPDLRRAARLVAGREVHDDVRAMVVPGSQRVAAAAEAEGLDEIFEDAGFDWREAGCSMCLGMNDDQLEGDEASASSSNRNFVGRQGSKDGKTVLMNPRMVAAAAIRGEVTDARELDETDLPNADATDSEVEA is encoded by the coding sequence GTGAGCGAGCGTACCCTGTACGACAAGGTCTGGGACCGCCACAAGGTGACCGAACTCCCGACCGGACAGGACCAGTTGTTCGTGGGTCTCCACCTCGTCCACGAGGTGACGAGTCCGCAGGCCTTCGGGATGCTCCGCGAGCGAGACTTGGAAGTCGCCTACCCCGAGCGCACTCACGCCACCGTGGACCATATCGTCCCGACCGCGGACCGCGACCGGCCCTACGAGGGCGCGGCCGAGGAGATGATGGCCGAACTGGAGGAGAACGTCCGCGAGGCGGGCATCGACTTCTCCAGCCCCGACACCGGGAATCAGGGCATCGTCCACGTCATCGGCCCGGAGCAGGGACTCACCCAACCCGGCATGACGGTGGTCTGTGGCGACAGCCACACCTCGACCCACGGCGCGTTCGGCGCGCTGGCGTTCGGCATCGGCACGTCCCAGATTCGGGACGTGCTGGCGACCGGCACCGTGGCGATGGAGAAGAAGGACGTGCGCCGGGTTCGCGTCACGGGCGAACTCGGCGAGTGCGTCGAGGCCAAGGACGTGATTCTCCAGATAATCCGGCGACTCGGCACCGACGGTGGCGTCGGCTACGTCTACGAGTACGCGGGCGAGGCCATCGAGAGCCTCGACGTCGAGGGCCGGATGAGCATCTGCAACATGTCCATCGAGGGCGGCGCTCGCGCCGGGTACGTCAACCCCGACGAGACCACCTTCGAGTGGCTGAAGCAGACCGACGCGTTCCGGGACGACCCCGAGAAGTTCGAGCGACTGAAGCCCTACTGGGAGTCCATCGCCTCGGACGACGACGCCGAGTACGACGACGAGGTGGTCATCGACGGCGACGCGCTCGAACCCATGGTCACGTGGGGCACCACGCCCGGACAGGGCGTCGGCGTCACCGAACCGATTCCGGACCCCGAGGACCTGCCCGCGGACAAGCGGGACACCGCCCGGCGCGCGCAGGAACACATGGGCGTCGAACCCGGCGACACGATGGAGGGCTACCCCATCGACGTTGCCTTCCTCGGTTCCTGCACGAACGCCCGCCTGCCGGACCTCCGGCGGGCGGCCCGCCTCGTCGCGGGCCGAGAGGTCCACGACGACGTGCGCGCGATGGTGGTCCCCGGAAGCCAGCGAGTCGCGGCCGCCGCCGAGGCGGAAGGACTGGACGAAATCTTCGAGGACGCGGGCTTCGACTGGCGCGAGGCCGGATGCTCGATGTGCCTCGGGATGAACGACGACCAACTGGAGGGCGACGAGGCGAGCGCCTCGTCCTCGAACCGGAACTTCGTCGGGCGACAGGGGAGCAAGGACGGCAAGACCGTGCTGATGAACCCCCGGATGGTCGCGGCCGCCGCGATTCGCGGCGAAGTGACCGACGCCCGTGAGTTGGACGAGACCGACCTCCCGAACGCCGACGCGACCGACTCGGAGGTGGAGGCATGA
- the leuD gene encoding 3-isopropylmalate dehydratase small subunit, producing the protein MTTDETEIETVERVSGTGIPVRGNDVDTDQIIPARFMKVVTFDGLGQFAFHDQRFTDEDEPKDHPFNEEQFRDASVMVVNSNFGCGSSREHAPQALVRWGIDAIVGESFAEIFAGNCLALGVPTVTASQEDIETLQNYVEENPDAEIEVDVAAETVRYDGSEIDATVDDAQRKALVEGVWDTTALLKSNAEAVARTASDLPYVETGTAGDGEEAE; encoded by the coding sequence ATGACGACCGACGAGACCGAAATCGAGACGGTCGAACGCGTCTCCGGCACGGGAATCCCGGTCCGGGGCAACGACGTCGACACCGACCAGATAATCCCGGCGCGGTTCATGAAGGTCGTGACCTTCGACGGACTCGGCCAGTTCGCGTTCCACGACCAGCGGTTCACCGACGAGGACGAACCGAAAGACCACCCGTTCAACGAGGAGCAGTTCCGCGACGCCTCGGTCATGGTCGTCAATTCGAACTTCGGGTGCGGGTCCTCGCGCGAACACGCCCCGCAGGCGCTCGTGCGCTGGGGCATCGACGCCATCGTCGGCGAGAGTTTCGCCGAAATCTTCGCGGGGAACTGCCTCGCACTCGGCGTCCCGACGGTCACGGCGAGTCAGGAGGACATCGAGACGCTGCAGAACTACGTCGAGGAGAACCCCGACGCCGAAATCGAGGTGGACGTGGCGGCCGAGACGGTCCGGTACGACGGGAGCGAAATCGACGCCACCGTGGACGACGCCCAGCGCAAGGCGCTGGTCGAAGGCGTCTGGGACACCACGGCGCTGCTGAAGTCGAACGCCGAGGCGGTCGCTCGGACCGCCAGCGACCTGCCCTACGTGGAGACGGGGACCGCCGGCGACGGCGAGGAGGCCGAGTGA
- a CDS encoding isocitrate/isopropylmalate dehydrogenase family protein produces MADDPERIAVIPGDGIGREVVPAAREVLEAVGPDFEFTEADAGDAVKEETGEALPEETRELAANADATLFGAAGDTAADVILPLRSAVESFANVRPVRAYPGVDAPNPETDLVFVRENTEGVYAGHESEIAPGVTTLTRVVTEAASEEIARYGFEYAAERDARVTIAHKANVMRTTDGLFLETARSVAEEFDVAYDDALMDALAMHLVQRPEDYDVVVCPNLAGDVLSDLAAGLVGGLGLLPSANVGDERALFEPVHGTAPDIAGEGVANPSAAMLSTAMLLEYLGYDDAGQRVRSAVTETLASGPRTPDLGGDATTRDSTDAVLSRL; encoded by the coding sequence ATGGCCGACGACCCCGAGCGAATCGCGGTGATTCCCGGCGACGGAATCGGTCGAGAAGTCGTTCCGGCCGCCCGCGAGGTGCTGGAAGCCGTCGGTCCGGACTTCGAGTTCACCGAGGCCGACGCGGGCGACGCGGTGAAGGAGGAAACCGGCGAGGCGCTCCCCGAGGAGACCCGCGAACTCGCCGCGAACGCCGACGCCACCCTGTTCGGCGCGGCGGGCGACACCGCGGCCGACGTGATTCTCCCGCTCCGGAGCGCGGTCGAATCGTTCGCCAACGTCCGGCCGGTCCGGGCCTACCCCGGCGTCGACGCGCCCAACCCCGAGACCGACCTCGTCTTCGTGCGAGAGAACACGGAGGGCGTCTACGCGGGCCACGAGTCCGAGATTGCGCCGGGCGTAACCACGCTGACACGGGTCGTTACCGAGGCCGCGTCCGAGGAAATCGCGCGTTACGGCTTCGAGTACGCCGCGGAACGCGACGCGAGGGTGACGATAGCTCACAAGGCGAACGTGATGCGGACCACCGACGGCCTGTTTCTGGAGACCGCGCGGTCGGTCGCCGAGGAGTTCGACGTGGCGTACGACGACGCGCTGATGGACGCGCTGGCGATGCACCTCGTCCAGCGCCCCGAGGACTACGACGTGGTGGTCTGCCCGAACCTCGCCGGCGACGTGCTGTCGGACCTCGCGGCGGGTCTCGTCGGCGGACTGGGTCTCCTGCCCAGCGCGAACGTCGGCGACGAGCGCGCGCTGTTCGAACCGGTTCACGGTACCGCGCCGGACATCGCGGGCGAGGGCGTCGCCAACCCGAGCGCGGCGATGCTGTCGACCGCGATGCTGTTGGAGTACTTGGGCTACGACGACGCCGGCCAGCGCGTGCGCTCTGCGGTCACTGAGACGCTCGCGTCGGGTCCCCGAACGCCGGACCTCGGCGGCGACGCGACGACGAGAGACTCGACTGACGCGGTGCTGTCGAGGCTCTGA
- a CDS encoding DUF7563 family protein, giving the protein MTTTDNRLTNGDDTMAENRCQSCGSFVTRDFARVFGNNHNEVFGCLECMTATEVKKGGARADEVDTTNLIGGRDPLR; this is encoded by the coding sequence ATGACCACGACCGACAACAGACTCACCAACGGCGACGACACGATGGCCGAGAACCGCTGCCAGAGCTGTGGCTCTTTCGTCACCCGGGACTTCGCACGCGTCTTCGGGAACAACCACAACGAGGTATTCGGCTGTCTGGAGTGCATGACCGCGACGGAGGTCAAGAAAGGAGGAGCGCGCGCAGACGAGGTGGACACGACCAACCTCATCGGCGGCCGCGACCCGCTTCGATAA
- a CDS encoding DUF7557 family protein translates to MPKIELDEETIERLDSLRVEDESYDEIVEELINIYEAEERTLFHGGDYSGD, encoded by the coding sequence ATGCCCAAGATAGAACTCGACGAGGAGACCATCGAGCGCTTGGACAGTCTCCGGGTGGAGGACGAGTCCTACGACGAAATCGTCGAGGAACTCATCAACATCTACGAGGCCGAGGAGCGCACGCTGTTCCACGGCGGCGACTACAGCGGCGACTAG
- a CDS encoding protein sorting system archaetidylserine decarboxylase: MAGERPDGRQGPDSGNRFAPGAWRYALLALALAVPAAVLARSKEWTRRWGLAAPLLSAGALLFHRDPDRTPPESGVLAPADGRVSVVREERHETDDGNETETRVRVGVFMNVTDVHVNRAPLGGRVRAVEHEPGTHRPAFSKESDNNEKLHVRFADHEVTLVAGAFARRIHPYVEPGDELERGERLGHISFGSRADVLLPPEVALADVAVERGQTVRAGETRLVER; encoded by the coding sequence ATGGCCGGAGAGCGACCCGACGGTCGGCAGGGGCCGGACTCCGGGAACCGATTCGCGCCCGGCGCGTGGCGCTACGCCCTGCTGGCGCTCGCGCTGGCAGTTCCCGCGGCCGTACTCGCGCGGTCGAAGGAGTGGACCAGACGGTGGGGCCTCGCGGCGCCGCTTCTGAGCGCCGGCGCGCTGCTGTTCCACCGGGACCCAGACCGGACGCCGCCGGAGTCGGGCGTCCTCGCGCCCGCGGACGGTCGGGTATCGGTGGTTCGAGAGGAGCGCCACGAGACGGACGACGGGAACGAAACCGAGACCCGCGTCCGGGTCGGCGTGTTCATGAACGTCACCGACGTTCACGTCAACCGGGCACCCCTCGGCGGTCGGGTCCGGGCGGTCGAACACGAACCCGGCACTCACCGGCCCGCCTTCTCGAAGGAGTCGGACAACAACGAGAAACTCCACGTCCGGTTCGCCGACCACGAGGTGACGCTGGTCGCCGGGGCGTTCGCGCGGCGCATCCACCCCTACGTCGAACCCGGCGACGAACTCGAACGGGGCGAGCGACTCGGCCACATCTCGTTCGGGAGTCGGGCGGACGTACTGCTACCGCCCGAGGTGGCCCTCGCGGACGTGGCGGTGGAGCGCGGCCAGACGGTTCGGGCCGGCGAGACGAGACTGGTCGAGCGCTAG
- a CDS encoding DUF5799 family protein: protein MTERAWQDLIVGDRMSVDQEFAQEVADSQFSRQEWGLIMTAVEFEIENPGDAEQARIVADTSKVEQVMPELENIRNQMNSVAGGGGGGGKQSGGGGVFDSVKDALGLGGGGSGVDRDRLEAANRLAQEYAGELQQRLESQGKWSRVRQAASE from the coding sequence ATGACCGAACGCGCGTGGCAGGACCTCATCGTCGGCGACCGGATGTCGGTCGACCAGGAGTTCGCACAGGAAGTCGCGGACTCGCAGTTCTCCCGGCAGGAGTGGGGCCTCATCATGACCGCAGTCGAGTTCGAAATCGAGAACCCCGGCGACGCCGAGCAGGCCCGCATCGTCGCCGACACCTCGAAGGTCGAGCAGGTGATGCCCGAACTCGAGAACATCCGCAACCAGATGAACTCCGTCGCGGGCGGCGGCGGGGGCGGCGGCAAGCAGAGCGGCGGTGGCGGCGTCTTCGACTCCGTGAAGGACGCCCTCGGCCTCGGTGGCGGCGGCAGCGGCGTGGACCGGGACCGCCTCGAAGCGGCCAACCGACTCGCACAGGAGTACGCGGGCGAACTTCAGCAGCGCCTCGAATCGCAGGGGAAGTGGTCGAGAGTGCGCCAGGCCGCCAGCGAGTGA
- a CDS encoding OsmC family protein: protein MTKEVTTVSEEGYTAENQIRDFEVTIDATGEEAPDTLESLLAAYGSCYVPALRVGGEQRDVGDLGRIEIDVSGDLNDDDKLSAVEFTVKTEAEMDDGQAEQVVERADELCKVHDALKTDLEADVTVESGAF from the coding sequence ATGACGAAGGAAGTCACAACTGTCTCCGAAGAGGGGTACACGGCCGAGAACCAGATTCGAGATTTCGAGGTCACCATCGACGCCACGGGCGAGGAAGCGCCCGACACGCTCGAATCCCTGCTGGCGGCCTACGGTTCGTGTTACGTCCCCGCGCTCCGCGTCGGCGGCGAACAGCGCGACGTGGGCGACCTCGGCCGCATCGAAATCGACGTGTCCGGCGACCTCAACGACGACGACAAGCTCTCGGCCGTCGAGTTCACGGTCAAGACCGAGGCCGAGATGGACGACGGACAGGCCGAACAGGTCGTCGAGCGCGCCGACGAACTCTGCAAGGTCCACGACGCGCTGAAGACCGACCTTGAAGCCGACGTGACCGTCGAGAGCGGCGCGTTCTGA
- a CDS encoding metal-dependent hydrolase translates to MKLTWYGHSTWHVEVDETELLIDPFFDNPKTDTDPEELDPDYLLLTHGHADHIGDVDRYEGTELVATPEIVEYCRDEFGDYEAVGGMGMNLGGTVECDDAFVTMVRADHTNGMDTSYGTSGGMPGGFVISDTKPTQISDQESQSFYHAGDTSLQTEMRDVIGPFLEPDAAAVPIGDHFTMGPMQAAIAVDWVDADYAFPMHYDTFAPIEQDPEDFRKEVKGTGSDAEVKILDGDETFDLSE, encoded by the coding sequence ATGAAACTCACTTGGTACGGCCACTCGACGTGGCACGTAGAGGTCGACGAGACCGAACTCCTCATCGACCCCTTCTTCGACAACCCGAAGACGGACACCGACCCCGAGGAACTCGACCCGGACTACCTGCTGCTCACGCACGGTCACGCCGACCACATCGGCGACGTGGACCGCTACGAGGGGACGGAACTGGTCGCCACGCCCGAAATCGTCGAGTACTGTCGCGACGAGTTCGGCGACTACGAGGCCGTCGGCGGGATGGGAATGAACCTCGGCGGGACCGTCGAGTGCGACGACGCCTTCGTCACGATGGTCCGGGCCGACCACACCAACGGGATGGACACCTCCTACGGCACGTCCGGCGGGATGCCCGGCGGTTTCGTCATCAGCGACACCAAGCCGACCCAAATCAGCGACCAGGAGAGTCAGTCGTTCTACCACGCCGGGGACACCTCGCTCCAGACCGAGATGCGCGACGTCATCGGTCCGTTCCTCGAACCCGACGCCGCCGCGGTGCCCATCGGCGACCACTTCACGATGGGACCGATGCAGGCCGCCATCGCGGTCGATTGGGTCGACGCCGACTACGCCTTCCCGATGCACTACGACACCTTCGCGCCCATCGAGCAGGACCCCGAGGACTTCCGCAAGGAGGTCAAGGGTACGGGGAGCGACGCCGAGGTGAAGATTCTGGACGGCGACGAGACGTTCGACCTGAGCGAGTAA
- a CDS encoding DMT family transporter, with protein sequence MVRRRTLALFAVAGVLFGGTFVAAKAGLDYFPPLLFVALRFDVAAVALAGYAVLTNSREDLLPRTRGDAVGILATGVLAIGLTNALLFVGQQYATSAVGSIVFSLNPILTPVFAAALLSDERLSARGAAGMALGLLGVGLVVSPDPANLLGGSAFGKAILFAGAVSGALGSVLIRWADGTLPSTARTAWGLPFGALLCHLLSAWAGESAAAITWSPVALASLGYVGVFAGAVAYIAYFGLLDSTGAIRANLVFYVVPVVATLGGWALLGEAVSPLAVAGFLTIFAGFAVLGSESVDVGAYLPAEWSEDAAPDRSHVADGPRACESD encoded by the coding sequence GTGGTCCGGCGTCGCACGCTGGCCCTCTTCGCGGTCGCGGGCGTCCTCTTCGGCGGGACGTTCGTGGCCGCGAAGGCGGGTCTCGACTACTTCCCGCCGCTGTTGTTCGTCGCGCTCCGGTTCGACGTCGCGGCCGTGGCGCTGGCGGGGTACGCGGTCCTGACGAACTCCCGCGAGGACCTGCTCCCGCGAACGCGGGGCGACGCGGTCGGGATTCTGGCGACCGGCGTCCTCGCCATCGGACTCACCAACGCCCTGCTGTTCGTCGGCCAGCAGTACGCCACCAGCGCCGTGGGGTCCATCGTCTTCAGCCTCAACCCCATCCTGACGCCCGTGTTCGCGGCCGCGCTCCTCTCGGACGAGCGACTCTCGGCCCGCGGGGCCGCCGGGATGGCTCTCGGACTCCTCGGCGTCGGTCTCGTCGTGAGTCCCGACCCCGCGAACCTGCTCGGCGGGAGCGCGTTCGGCAAAGCGATTCTGTTCGCGGGCGCTGTCAGCGGTGCGCTCGGAAGCGTGCTCATCCGGTGGGCCGACGGGACCCTCCCGAGTACGGCGCGCACCGCGTGGGGACTCCCGTTCGGCGCGCTCCTCTGTCACCTCCTGAGCGCGTGGGCCGGGGAGTCGGCCGCGGCCATCACGTGGTCGCCGGTCGCGCTGGCGTCGCTCGGCTACGTCGGCGTCTTCGCCGGGGCGGTCGCGTACATCGCCTACTTCGGTCTCCTCGACTCGACCGGCGCGATTCGCGCGAATCTGGTGTTCTACGTCGTCCCGGTCGTCGCCACCCTCGGCGGGTGGGCGCTGTTGGGCGAGGCCGTCTCGCCGCTGGCCGTCGCCGGGTTCCTGACCATCTTCGCCGGGTTCGCGGTCCTCGGCAGCGAGTCGGTGGACGTTGGCGCGTACCTCCCGGCGGAATGGAGCGAAGACGCCGCGCCCGACCGGTCGCACGTCGCCGACGGGCCGCGGGCCTGCGAGTCCGACTGA